The genomic segment GCATTGTCAACTTTAATGAATTAGTCTTGAAAAAATCTGGACATTGAATGTAAGTCGCAATAGCAAATGAAATAAAAAATATTTGGTCAATTGTCGAATCTAACCGTCTTAAAGTCTGAGTGGAAATATTCAGGTGTCTTGCAATTATACCGTCAAAAATGTCTGTTAATAGGCCAATTGAGAAAAGCAAAACTGCAATAAATTTATAATTGTCCACCTGTTGAATGCTCAAATAAATTATTGTCAATCCTATTGCAAGTCTTGAATAGATTAATGTTTTAGGAATTTTGCTTATAATATTACGCACAACACATAAATATACACAATAAATCATTTTTCCAGAATTCACAAGCTGACAGTTTTTTTAAAGAGCAATTTTGCAGACCCTGATTTAATTACTTTACAGAACAGTGCTTATCTTCCGGAAAATTTCAAAACTATCTATTATGAGGACACTTGCATTTATCATTTCACTTTTCACCTTTCACTTTTCACTCAACGCACAAGATTTAAAATATTACTTACCGGAAAATGTTTCTTACAATCCCGCTATCCCTAAACCAAAAGATATCATTTATCATGAAGTAGGAGAGTTTCATGTAACACATGACAGGTTGGTGAATTATATGAAGGCTATTGCCGCTGCTGCGCCTGATAGAGTAAAACTGGAAATAATGGGATTCACTTATGAAAATCGTCCGCAGGTTTTATTAATTATTACTTCACCCAATAATCATAAACGTCTTGAAGAAATAAGACAGCAACATATTAAGCTGAGTGACCCTTCACAATCTGCATCGGTAAATATTGATAATATGCCGATCGTAGTTTGGATCGGTCATTCAA from the Bacteroidota bacterium genome contains:
- a CDS encoding CDP-alcohol phosphatidyltransferase family protein, with product MIYCVYLCVVRNIISKIPKTLIYSRLAIGLTIIYLSIQQVDNYKFIAVLLFSIGLLTDIFDGIIARHLNISTQTLRRLDSTIDQIFFISFAIATYIQCPDFFKTNSLKLTMLLGLEGLTYVICFLKFKKEIATHSIGAKVWTLLLFATLIQITLQCHSVVLFNICFFVGLLTRLEIIAIIAILKNWTNDVPTVYHSLKLRQGKEIKRHKMFNG